The following is a genomic window from Hemitrygon akajei chromosome 6, sHemAka1.3, whole genome shotgun sequence.
aaggggtagcccatttagaacggagttgaggaaaaactttttcacccagagagttgtggatctatggaatgctctgcctcagaaggtagtggagaccaattctctggatgctttcaagaaagagttagatagagctcttaaagatagcggagtcaagggatatggggaaaaggcagtaacggggtactgattgtggatgatcagccatgatcacattgaatggtggtgctggctcgaagggccgaatagcctactcctgcacctattgtctattgattcaagtttagtccagaaaaGCCAGTTTGCCAGTAAGCTGGCTTTTTTGATATTGTATGTGGACCTCTTGTAATCTTCTTGGTCCCCAGACCTGAATGTCCCTGAggtggccctcagcagattgcagatctcatggttcatccagggcttctggctgGGGAAGACTAaaagattttgtggggacactctCAACTACGACCGTTTTTATAAATCTGATGACACAGGaggatgggtggtggggtggagatatctctctaccaaaggaggtgaaaggcacaacatacacaaaaagctggaggaacggTTGTCatttcggctgagacccttcttcaggactggaaaggtgcTACAATAAGGTGGCGGGAGGGGAAGAAggctagccagaaggtgataTGTGGCTGTGGTAGTGAGTCTAGGTGAGTTCATGACAGGGATCACAGAGTGAGAGCAGTGAGAAAGGGTCTCACTGAATTTCCGTAAGAGACTTTGCAATGCAGCTGCAAgtcataaactcaagagattctgcagatgctggaaatctagagcaacacacacaaaatgctggaggaactcagcaggccaggcagcacctactgAGGGAAACAaattttgcagcagctgtacattgcaatacatagcaaatcataataataaaaaaataaaaaccaaCAATTTCAGTAAGGTATATACaaacaaattaaataagtagtgcagaaaaaaagagatggtgttcatgggttccttgtccattcagaaatcagatagtggaggggaagaagttgttcctgaatcactgagtgtgtgtcttcaggctcctgtacctcctccctgatggtaacaatgagaagaggacacatcctgggtgatgggtggccttaatgatggatgccacctaaTTGTCCccaatgctggggaggttagtaccCGTGGCAGCCCTGGCTGAGAGCGCCAGAACCAGTagcattcaggaacagctacttcacttcactggaacctAAGCACTAGCTCTTCAATGTACAGTGTGACGATAATAAACCACCTTCGTTCTTACCCGTGTGTTTCCTGAGATGCTCTTTAAAGTGTCCGAAGTGGTCAAACTGTTTCTCGCAGTACTGGCACACGTGTACCTTGCGGACGCAGCGCGGCTTTTTGTTGGTGCCCTCTTCGTCGCGGTGGGAGGAGAGGTGTTGTTTCCAGGCGCTCTCCCGCGTGTACTGCTTGCTGCAGAGGTGGCAGACGTAGTTCTCTCCTGAGTGGATCTTCATGTGCTCTTTGAAGTGGTAGAAGAGTCTGAAGATGCGGCTGCACTTCTCGCAGCAGAACACCTTGTCGCCCTGCGCCAGCACCTCCACGATGTGGATGCTCTCCTCCGTGGAGATGGTGGCCGCCTCCGCCTCCGCCTCcgcctctgcctcctcctcctcttcctggggCTGGGCTGCGAgctccagctccccctccctctctggctccttgtcCACATTGTCCTGCTGGTACTTGCTGGTGATGTCGGCGAGCAGTGCCAGGGCCGACTCAGCCTGCTGCTCCGAGCTCGGCACACTGTCGGCCGGCTGCGCCGTCTCGTCTGCTGCGGGCTGCTCCTCAGCCACAGTCACTCCAGTGTCCGTCGCCTCCTCCTCCATCCGCTCGGTGTCCCCGCCAATCTCCACGATCTCAGCTGCAAAGACGTTCTCCTGGTCGATCTCCACCGTCTCCATCTCCTGGATGGTGGGCAGCGTTTCGGTGATGACAATGGACGTCTCTGTTATCGTCTGATTCAAGGTTTTCCGCTTGTGAAAATTCGTGGCCTGGGCTGTTGGAGACTTGGCGCTGTCCCTGGGAAGCAGAACAGGATAATCAGGGGAAACAGAAAGATCGGGAACGACAGGCAAAACCCCAGGATGCAGAGCAGGGCAGCAGGGGAGACACACAAGTCAGTGAGATGGGCATAGGTAGGGTGAATGAACTGAGTCTTTTTCACAGTGTTGGAAAATCAAGAACTAGGGGCATAGACTTAAGATGAGAGTGGAGAAACTTAAcaggaacttgaggggcaacttcttttaCACCAAGTGTTTTATGTATATGGATTGAGCTCCCAGAGCACATCGTTGACCATAACGTATACTgcagaagtagaattaggccactcagtccatcaagtctggtcTACCATTCCATCACTGCTGaattattttccccctcaaccctattctcctgtcttctccctgtaacctttaatgccctgaccaatcaagaacctatcaacctccactttaaatattcccattaACTTACCGtccgccatctgtggcaataagttccacagattcaccaccttctggctaaagaaattccccccaaTCTCCTTTCTAAAGGGAcgaccttgtattctgaggctgtgccctttggtcctactctcccattataggaaacattttcACCATGCCCACTCAATCtggccctttcaacatttgacagttttcgatgagatcccctctcattcttctaaactccagtgagtacaggcccagagacatcaaatgctcctcactcattaaccctttcgttcatgaaatcattctcatgaacctcctctggaccctctccaatgccagtgcatcctttcctagatatggggcccaaatttGCTCATCTCTACACtaacccatttgcctgcattagggcAATATCCTTCCACTCCGTCTCTATTTAAATATAAAActccgatctcaaacctccgctgccctgcagctatacccactcagtAAACACTGAGGGAACCatctggagctggaatccctcaggcagtcctacattgagttcagcactgactggcaactccagtGGTGATGCTGTTGGTGGCAAGcggtatcggtctctgccgttcctttggattcaccagTTGCACTGGCAGCAGCTTGCTTTCACATTGTaatgccctggcttgcatacaaGACAGATAGGATGCAACATCCAACCTCGACCCTGACCGACAGAGGCCTCACTATCTTAAACCTACAGTCTCTTGAGTTTGAGTTTGGGAAAGATTTGAACCATTTGCACCCCTCTGCGCTGCTCATAATCTCATACACCTCTTCTCAGGCCATCTGTGCTGccgggaacacaatccagcctttCTCCTACTCTGCCAGATTTCCCTATCGTACACAGTACAGGgaaggacaggcccttcagcccacaatgctgtgctgaattaACTAAACTAATGACTGCTAATTCATCTAatccctcttcccccccacccccactctctgCACATTATCAGCCTGCCCGCCATCAACAACATACAAAAGTCTTAGGGGCATATACATAGAAGGCTGCctgagatttttgcacagtatgtATGTCACTGTAGGTATTgctctgtactactgccacaaaaacaaaaacagacttcatgacatatgtgagtgacgataaacctgattctgacctgggtctccattgtggactgagtgtgggaaggggaggagaggaatcatggttgggaaaagggggaagagagaggggagggagcaggaagcatgaGAGAGACattcacacacccctcccacagcactccacccttcaccattcccaatatcctttgctcccactagatttacaagctcgctctctgctccacattgacaatatagggccagtaatatcatgagggatcccacccaccctacgcATGGGCCTCACATCAgggaggatcccacccaccctgctcatgggccTCACATCAGGgacgatcccacccaccctgcacaTAGGCCTCACATCAGGaatgatcccacccaccctgcgcAGGGGCCTCACATCAgggaggatcccacccaccctgctcatgggccTCACATCAGGGAGGATCCCACCCTTCCTGCTCATGGGCCTCACATCAGGgatgatcccacccaccctgctcatgggccTCACATCAGGgatgatcccacccaccctgcgcAGGGGCCTCACATCAgggaggatcccacccaccctacgcAGGGGCCTCACATCAGGgatgatcccacccaccctgctcatgggccTCACATCAGGaatgatcccacccaccctgcgcAGGGGCCTCACATCAGGGAGGATCCCACCCAGCCTGCTCATGGGCCTCACATCAGGGAGGATCCTACCCTCCCTGCTCATGGGCCTCACATCAGGGAGGATCCTACCCTCCCTGCTCATGGGCCTCACATCAGGGAGGATCCCACCCTTCCTGCTCATGGGCCTCACATCAGGgatgatcccacccaccctgctcatgggccTCACATCAGGgacgatcccacccaccctgctcatgggccTCACATCAGGGAGGATCCCACCCTCCCTGCTCATGGGCCTCACATCAGGGatgatcccacccaccctacgcAGGGGCCTCACATCAGGGaggatcctacccaccctgctcatgggccTCACATCAGGgacgatcccacccaccctgctcataggCCTCACAATCAGGGAGGATCCTACCCTTCCTGCTCATGGGCCTCACATCAgggaggatcccacccaccctacgcAGGGGCCTCACATCAGGGaggatcctacccaccctgctcatgggccTCACATCAGGgacgatcccacccaccctgctcatgggcctcacatcagggaggatcccacccaccctgctcatgggcctcacatcagggaggatcccacccaccctgctcatgggccTCACATCAGAGAGGATCCCACCCTTCCTGCTCATGGGCCTCACATCAGGaatgatcccacccaccctgctcatgggccTCACATCAGGgatgatcccacccaccctgctcatgggccTCACATCAGGGAGGATCCTACCCTTCCTGCTCATGGGCCTCACATCAGGgatgatcccacccaccctgctcatgggccTCACATCAGGgatgatcccacccaccctgctcatgggccTCACATCAGGGAGGATCCTACCCTTCCTGCTCATGGGCCTCACATCAGGgatgatcccacccaccctgcgcAGGGGCCTCACATCAgggaggatcccacccaccctgctcatgggcctcacatcagggaggatcccacccaccctgctcatgggccTCACATCAGGGAGGATCCCACCCAGCCTGCTCATGGGCCTCACATCAgagaggatcccacccaccctgctcatgggcctcacatcagggaggatcccacccaccctgctcatgggcctcacatcagggaggatcccacccaccctgcgcAGGGGCCTCACATCAgggaggatcccacccaccctgcgcAGGGGCCTCACATCAgggaggatcccacccaccctgcgcAGGGGCCTCACATCAGGGatgatcccacccaccctacgcAGGGGCCTCACATCAGGGacgatcccacccaccctacgcAGGGGCCTCACATCAGGgacgatcccacccaccctgctcatgggccTCACATCAGGGATGATCCCACCCAGCCTACGCAGGGGCCTCACATCAGGgacgatcccacccaccctgctcatgggccTCACATCAGGGATGATCCCACCCAGCCTACGCAGGGGCCTCACATCAGGGAGGATCCTACCCTTCCTGCTCATGGGCCTCACATCAGGGATGATCCCACCCAGCCTACGCAGGGGCCTCACATCAGGGACGATCCCACCCAGCCTACGCAGGGGcctcacatcagggaggaggctacccaCCCTACGCAGGGGcctcacatcagggaggaggctacccaGCCTGCGCAGGGGCCTCACATCAGGGatgatcccacccaccctacgcAGGGGcctcacatcagggaggaggctacgtagcatccacgccatCACCACCAGATTcataaacagttactttccccaagcagtgaggctgatcaacaccttcagCCACCAACCCACCCCTGCGCACCCccaatcaccactactttatcatttcccttATTAAGGAGACAGAGAGCCAAGTTACCAGGTGAACGAGgagtttttggggtactgcaagtctgtgtctttattgatgctttgctgcacgcttgagtgctcggtgggggttgctgatgctttttgctggggGGTGAGTTGGTGCCTTGCTGCTgcctgtgtgtgggagggggaggtggggggggggggcttaggAGTTCTAATGtttcgttcattctttggggcactcctctgttttcctgcatgtctgtgaagaaaagaatttcaggatatatattgtatacatttctctgacgttaaatgtacctatttatatttattgtgttttctattattgtgttttttgtgctgcatcggatctggagtgacaattatttcattctcctttacacttgtgtactggaaattatatgaaataatcttgaatctaCCTACCCCTCGTACCGGAAATTTCaatcctggggaaaagatactggATCTGTACTCCATCTGCACTTCTCGTATTTTATTAACTTTATCTAATCTCTCCTGAGCCTCAGTCACTTCAGAGATAAAGGCCACAGGTTTTCGATACTACCtcttccaaaccaggcagcattctcgtaaacctcccgtgcaccttctccaaagctgcCACATCCTCCttacaatgaggtgaccagaattgaatgcaatactctaAAGGTAGCCTAAGCAATGTTTTATATATCTGCAatataacttcccaactcttgaactcagtccctcggctaatgaaggcaagcatgttgttgccttcttcaccaccctactgACCTTGGCGGTCATTTCTAGGGAGCCATGTTGACAGAACCTAAGAACCCGCTGTTCAAGATAACAACATACTAGGTTGTATAATGTTATTTCCAGTGCATAGTGAATAGAAAAGAacagaactttattgtcattcctcaAGACAACGAGATTGTCTTGGACTGTACTACTACAGTctgtgcaaaacagatatttacagTACAAGGTCACTGGCAAGCTGGGGTGGAGCATTATTCAAGTGTACAACAGCctgcaggaagaagctgtttttttagTCTTGCTGCCTTGGCTAAGACGtttctgtatcttctacctgatggcaggagATTGACAGCACGTGTCTGAGTTGGGATGGGTCTTAAGTGTAAGAGAGAACCAAATAACTGTTACTCCtgatccgatgcagcataaaaacacaataaatataaatccatGGAACAGTTTATATACATAGACAGTATATATGTcagtaaagtgacactaggcacaggagtgtctgtacataaggtgactgacaggaaatgataaaatagtggtggttgggggtgtagagggttgggttagtgggtggaggtgttgatcagtgttactgtttggggaaggtaactgtttttgagtctggtggtcctggt
Proteins encoded in this region:
- the LOC140728806 gene encoding zinc finger protein 131-like isoform X4; protein product: MEAEEMLVDSADEVPSNYYKLVLDRLNEQRQQEQFTDITLIVDGVSNLAFQHLIEFTYTAKLMELQQEEASDVRKAAEYLQMEEAMKALNNRDSAKSPTAQATNFHKRKTLNQTITETSIVITETLPTIQEMETVEIDQENVFAAEIVEIGGDTERMEEEATDTGVTVAEEQPAADETAQPADSVPSSEQQAESALALLADITSKYQQDNVDKEPEREGELELAAQPQEEEEEAEAEAEAEAATISTEESIHIVEVLAQGDKVFCCEKCSRIFRLFYHFKEHMKIHSGENYVCHLCSKQYTRESAWKQHLSSHRDEEGTNKKPRCVRKVHVCQYCEKQFDHFGHFKEHLRKHTGEKPFECPNCHERFARNSTLKCHLVACRTGMGAKKGRKKMYECQVCTSVFPSWDQFKHHLAEHTGEKPNHCTLCDMWFMRASELRQHVKEKHGATEQGTGALAEIVVLINTEAMESETVIEEMLPDLLSFSSTLCVFPWISSICRIYEMLILLRWSEAVLH
- the LOC140728806 gene encoding zinc finger protein 131-like isoform X2, translating into MEAEEMLVDSADEVPSNYYKLVLDRLNEQRQQEQFTDITLIVDGHHFKAHKAVLAACSQFFCRFFQDFREENLVVIEGVSNLAFQHLIEFTYTAKLMELQQEEASDVRKAAEYLQMEEAMKALNNRDSAKSPTAQATNFHKRKTLNQTITETSIVITETLPTIQEMETVEIDQENVFAAEIVEIGGDTERMEEEATDTGVTVAEEQPAADETAQPADSVPSSEQQAESALALLADITSKYQQDNVDKEPEREGELELAAQPQEEEEEAEAEAEAEAATISTEESIHIVEVLAQGDKVFCCEKCSRIFRLFYHFKEHMKIHSGENYVCHLCSKQYTRESAWKQHLSSHRDEEGTNKKPRCVRKVHVCQYCEKQFDHFGHFKEHLRKHTGEKPFECPNCHERFARNSTLKCHLVACRTGMGAKKGRKKMYECQVCTSVFPSWDQFKHHLAEHTGEKPNHCTLCDMWFMRASELRQHVKEKHGATEQGTGALAEIVVLINTEAMESETVIEEAFTAEQRTMRN
- the LOC140728806 gene encoding zinc finger protein 131-like isoform X3, with product MEAEEMLVDSADEVPSNYYKLVLDRLNEQRQQEQFTDITLIVDGHHFKAHKAVLAACSQFFCRFFQDFREENLVVIEGVSNLAFQHLIEFTYTAKLMELQQEEASDVRKAAEYLQMEEAMKALNNRDSAKSPTAQATNFHKRKTLNQTITETSIVITETLPTIQEMETVEIDQENVFAAEIVEIGGDTERMEEEATDTGVTVAEEQPAADETAQPADSVPSSEQQAESALALLADITSKYQQDNVDKEPEREGELELAAQPQEEEEEAEAEAEAEAATISTEESIHIVEVLAQGDKVFCCEKCSRIFRLFYHFKEHMKIHSGENYVCHLCSKQYTRESAWKQHLSSHRDEEGTNKKPRCVRKVHVCQYCEKQFDHFGHFKEHLRKHTGEKPFECPNCHERFARNSTLKCHLVACRTGMGAKKGRKKMYECQVCTSVFPSWDQFKHHLAEHTGEKPNHCTLCDMWFMRASELRQHVKEKHGATEQGTGALAEIVVLINTEAMESETVIEETATKQ